The genomic region GCTGAAGAGTGCCAGGGATGCACACGTTGCAGGGTACGCACATGTGATGCTGGTGGGCAACAAAAAAGAAATCGAAGAGATAGGAACCGATCTTGAGATAGTTGGAACAAACGATCCAGAAAGAACCATCGGAGACCTGCTTAAATCCAGATATGTGGATGCTGCAGTTAGAGGTACGGCAGGAGCATCGCAAACATTATCACACCTCAAAAAGATACTGAATCAGGAAAACCTTCACAGAATCGCATTGTTACAGACAAATGAAGGAACACCTTTTTTCATAGCGCCTGTAGGAATAGATGAAGGAAATGAACTGGCTGACAAAATTGATTTTATCAAACTTGGCGTGGAGTACATAAGAAGATTCAACATTGAGCCAGTCGTAGGAATCCTTTCCGGCGGGAGACTTGGAGATCTTGGACGTAACAGCCGTGTTGACCAGACGCTTGCTGAAGGAGACTTCATTGTAAATAGAATAAGAGAACAGGGAATAGAGGCAAAGCATTATACTATTCTAATTGAAGATGCAATTAAGGAGGCAAACTTCATACTGGCCCCTGACGGGATTTCAGGAAACCTGATATTCAGAACTCTTGTATTTCTGGGCGGAGGATACGGGTTTGGAGCACCGGTACTAATGGATGATTATGTATTTGTTGACACATCCAGAGTAGGCGGTCACTACACTAAGGCAATAATGCTTGCCAGTGCACTGGTTGATAAAGAAGATACGAATACTAATGACCAGTGACAACAATAATTTATACAGGATGCATACAATCTAATTTATTAAATACTTATTAAATTCATTTTATTCCATAGCAATAGTATTGCAACAATTAATAGTGCATAGGGAATGAGAGATATGGAAGCTGTACTGATAAAAGGAAAAACAATTGCTTCTGCATGGTCTCAGCTGATCCGCGAGATCTATGAGAAGGGAGAGGAACATAAGCCGGACTATAAGACAATGACAAAGAGAGTTCATGCCACCATATGTATTGAAGACGTGAACAATAATCAGGTTAGTCCTGCTGTACCCTTTGGAGAGAATCTTATAGCTAAATACAAGGAAGAACTTACAGAAGAATACGCAGACTGGTACAGTTCTCTTGAAGACGATGATAAGAGAAAATTTGACTACTGCTATGCCAAACAGTTATTCAGATACGGACAGGCAGCATATGACAGTGTAAATGCAAATGTAAGCAACCTGCGCCCAGGATCAAGGAGACATGTGGGCGTACTCTGGGAAAATGAAACACATATTCCTAAATTTGAAGACCAGCCCTGCTGGATTGCCTACAAGCTGGAACTATTGAATGACACGCAGGTGAGAATATACCTGCTTTACAGATCATGGGACGCTTTCGGAGGATTCCCGGCAAACATCCCGG from Methanolobus tindarius DSM 2278 harbors:
- the mtxX gene encoding methanogenesis marker protein Mmp4/MtxX, with protein sequence MGSKSTENLLGLIEKRALKNRARVAIGVRNPNPKMLKSARDAHVAGYAHVMLVGNKKEIEEIGTDLEIVGTNDPERTIGDLLKSRYVDAAVRGTAGASQTLSHLKKILNQENLHRIALLQTNEGTPFFIAPVGIDEGNELADKIDFIKLGVEYIRRFNIEPVVGILSGGRLGDLGRNSRVDQTLAEGDFIVNRIREQGIEAKHYTILIEDAIKEANFILAPDGISGNLIFRTLVFLGGGYGFGAPVLMDDYVFVDTSRVGGHYTKAIMLASALVDKEDTNTNDQ
- a CDS encoding thymidylate synthase, with protein sequence MRDMEAVLIKGKTIASAWSQLIREIYEKGEEHKPDYKTMTKRVHATICIEDVNNNQVSPAVPFGENLIAKYKEELTEEYADWYSSLEDDDKRKFDYCYAKQLFRYGQAAYDSVNANVSNLRPGSRRHVGVLWENETHIPKFEDQPCWIAYKLELLNDTQVRIYLLYRSWDAFGGFPANIPAIVEGFKKVFKEHELDIEIESLIATGWDTHIYDTDLQAVEKIFKTNELCPLCKCITPKHSFIQTTKGKACPECKKSM